The Ectothiorhodospiraceae bacterium 2226 region ACGCAGCCTATGCCTTCATCGGCCCGCTGCTCGATGCCGGTGTGCAGGTGTACCGCTACCAAGACGGCTTTCTGCACGGCAAGGCCTTCGTGGTGGATGACCTGGGCGCCGGGGTGGGCACCGTGAACCTCGACAACCGTTCCCTGCGCCTCAACTTCGAGGTCACCGCGCTGGTGCACGATGCGTCCTTCGCGCAGGACGTGGCGGCCATGTTCGAGGCCGACTTCGCCCGCGCGCGGCGCATGACACCCGTCGACATCGAAGGCCAGGGCTTCTGGCACCGCGTGGCGGCGCGCGCCGCTTACCTCTTCGCGCCAGTCCTGTGATTGGGCGTTGAAATGGATTGCCGGCGAGGTTGCACGCCGCGTCCGACGCATGTCCGCCCTCGGTTACGGCGATTGGACACTCGCTGCGTGATCTGCGTGCGGGAAGTCCTCCGTCCCGCGCTGGCAGACTGTTCTGTATAACGCGCTCAAAGCGCCGCCATGCCATGTGCCGCTTATCTCCAGCCAGGTTGCTGCGACTGAGGATCGCCCTAGGGCCGGCCGCGCCTACGAGGAGGATCACCCTGTCACGGAACCGCCCTGATCTACTCACGTGTTGTGGCCAAGCTGTTCGCGCTGCGGAGTTGCGCAAGGTCCAAGTCCGCGCCGCGCGCTAAAGGCATTCCGGCACGATCGAACGGCGGCGCGGTGGCGCAGGGGCGGGTGACCGACTTTACTGAAGAGATGTAACACCCGCATTGCCCGGAGGCCGTCATGAACCTCCAGCGCATCTTATGCCCGGTGGATTTCTCACGGGCGTCCGAAGCGGCGGCGGATTATGCCGCCGCTATCGCGCAGCCCCTCGGCGCCACCGTCGGCTTGGTCCATGCAGTGTACGCCGAGCCGGCTGGATCCTACGGCCAGAACTTGGATCTTGATGCCCTCTATACCGCGATGCGCGGTGAGGCGCTTTCGCGGATGCAGCGGCTGCAGGTGCGCCTGGGGCCGAGCGGCGTGCCTACCGAGACGATCCTGCGCGAGGGCCCGGTGGCGCAGGAGTTGCAGGCGGCGATCGGCGCTTGGCCGGCGGATCTGGTTGTCATGGCGACCCACGGGCGGCGCGGCGTGCGCCGATGGGTATTGGGTTCCGCCGCGCTGGACCTGCTACAGGGGCTGAGGGTGCCGCTGCTGACCCTGGGTCAAGCGCAAGAGCAGCAAGCGCGCAGCCGCTTGGCGCACGTGGTCGCGGCGGTGGATTTTCCACTCGCGCCGCAGGCGTCCGTGCTCGAGGCGGCGGCGCGCTTCGCGACGCTGCGTGGCGGTCGCCTCACGGTGCTGCACGTAATGCATGAGCTGGGCGTCGGCGCGCGTCGCCCTTACGAAGAGGTGCTGGTTGACGCACTGGCGCAGCGTTTGGCGGCGGCCTTGCCGGATGAGGTGCAGGGGCGGGTGGAGGTGTCGGTCGAGCCGGGGCGCCTTGGCGAACGCGTGCTCGACTGGGCGGCGCGCGAGAACGTCGATCTGTTGGTGTTGGGCGCGCGCCCCCGCGAACCCCAGGCTCGCTTGCTGGCGGGTGCGACGGTCGAGCGCCTGCTGTGCGCCGCATCCTGCCCGGTGCTGACCGTGCCCTGTGGCACGGCGGGAGCATCTCTTTAGTTTGCGGCACCCGCAAGCGTCGGGCGTCGATTCGCAGAAAGGGAGTACTGTCATGATGATGCACAGGATGATGACGGCTGGCGTGTTGAGTGTGGCGCTGGCGGCGGCTGCGCCCGCGCTGTTGGCGGATCAACACGGCCATGACCACGCCGAGCCCCAGGCGCCCCAGCAGCAAGCGCCCCAGCAGCAGGCGCCCGATAGCGCCCCGGGCGGTATGGGCATGATGGGCCCGGGCATGGGGATGATGGGCCACGGCATGGGCATGATGGGCCCGGGCATGGGGATGATGGGCCACGGCATGGGCATGATGGGCCAGGACGGCATGGGGATGAGGGGCGGTAGGAACCTCGCGGCCATGCTCGAATTGACCCCGGAGCAGCAGAAGCAGCTGCGCGAGATCCGGCGCGATCTGCATCGGCAGCAGTGGGACCCCTTGGGCAAGCTTATCGAGGCGCGTGAGGATCTGCGCGAGCTTCATCAGGCCGAGCGCCCGGATCCCGCCGCTATCGGCGAGGCGCACGAGCGGGCGGCGCAGTTGGAGCGGCCGGTGATCGAGGCGCGCGTGCAGGCGCGCAACGAGATGCATGCCGTGCTCACCGACGAGCAGCGCGAGAAGCTGCGGGAGATGCGGCGAGGCATGGGGGGCATGGAGGGCGTGATGGGTGCCAGAGGGATGATGGACCACGGCATGGGTTCCGGCATGGGCATGATGGGCCCCGACATGGGGATGCCCGACCTGGGGGTCCTGTTGGAGGGCGAGGCGCGCTGAGAGGCAAGCGCCGGTGCTGCTCCTGCGGGACCGCGCGGCCGGAGTGGCGGCCGCGGGAGTTCGCTTGGCACGCATGGGTTCGACGAGGTGGCGGTGATGATGGGTTACGACGGTTGGGGCTTCGGCATGCACGCGCTGTGGTGGTTGTTTTGGGTCGTGCTAATCGTGGGGGTGATCTTTGCGCTACTGCAAGGTTCCGGACGCCGCGAGGCACGGCGCGAAACCCCGTACGAAATTCTGCAGCGGCGGTATGCCGAGGGCGAGATCTCGAAGGATGAGTATGAGGAGCGCAAGCGCACCTTAGGCCACGACGGCTGAGTCGCCGTCTCACGTGAGCTGCACAGGCGCCCTTGACGGCGGCTTTCTGCAACTGGTCTGGCCGTGGAGGATGGACATGGACGTCAAAGTGATCGCAACGCGCACATGCACGCACCGGCCCAATCTTGAGCGGGAGCTGCGTGACCTGGATATCGACTACGAGTTGGTCATCGTGGAGGAGCGCCCGGAGGTCATACAGCAGTATGCCATACGGCACTCGCCCAACCTGGTGCTCGACGATCAGGTCGTGTTTCGGAACCAGCCGAGCGAGGGCGAGTTGCGCAGCTTCTTCGCGAAGCGCAAGCCATGAAGGGAGGGCTGGTCGATGGGAGGGCGAAATCAGCGGGGAGACGTCGGTGTCGCGATGCTTGTGCTCATGGTGGTGGTCGCCCTTGCGTGGGCGGGCGGCATGCATCGGGACGGTCATTGGCAGGCAGAGACGTCGGCACAGGAGGCGCCCAAGGCCGCGTTCGAGTTGCTGGACGAGCGCGATGCGCGCGGCGACATATCGCGCGAGGAGTACCTGCAGAAGCGGGAAGATCTCCTAAGGGAGCGCCAGTGAGAAAGCATCCCCTGGCGTGAACCGGCGGGCGGCGTCACCGGCGTCCCGTCCGCGTTGGTCGTCGGCGCCTCTATCGCGATGGCGCTCCACACCGGGCCGCACATTGCCGGGATCATCGGCCCACTGGGGTATGCGGTTGCCGCTCGGCCTTGCCTGGAGGGCGCGCCGACAGTCGATGCCTGGTGCGCCATGAGGAGTCTGGATGAACCGCAGTGACGCATACGCACCCGCTTCAGAACCCGTGGCTGGCACCGGCCAGAGCGTGGTCGAACTCGCCGTGCCGGGCATGGGCAGCGACCATTGCGCCGGGCTCATCACCACCTCCCTGCGGCGCCTGGAGGGCGTGTACGCGGTGCAGACCAATGTGGGCAGCCACAAGGTGAGCGTGCGGGTCGATCCGGGGCTGGTTAGCGCTGAGCGTGTCAAGGCGGCGGTGGAGCGGACCGGCTACGAAGTGGTGGGTATCGCGACCCCCGAGGCGCGCCCGGCCGCCGGACAGGTCCGGCTCACGGTCCCCGGCATGGGCAGCGACCACTGCGCGGGGCTGGTGCGCAGCTCCCTCGAGCGCTTGCCGGGCATCGAGCGTATCGAGACCAATATCGCGCAGCACCGCGTGACGGTGGACTTCGACGCCGCGCGGACGAACAGCGACGCACTCCGCACGGCGGTGGAGCGGGCCGGTTACGAGGTGGCCGCCGTCGAAGTAGGGCGGGTCGCGCCGAGCCCGGACGCCGGCGAGGGCGTGGAGGAGCGCTACCTTGCGCAAGCCTGGCGGCGCGTGTGGGTCGCCGCGGTGCCGGCCAGCCTGATCATGGTGCTGATGATGGTGCACATGTTGTGGGTGCCGGTGCCCGGTTACCTCGCCATCGTCGCGCTGCTCGCCTTCCCGGTGGTGTTCATGGAAGGTGGGCTGGCCACCCACCGCTCGGCCTGGCGCTCGCTCACCAACCGCACCGCCAACATGGATGTGCTGATCTCCATGGGCAGTGCACCGCCCTATCTCATTGGGCTCATCGGCTTTCTCTACCCGATGACCTCGTTTATCGAGATGGCGGCTACCATCATGACCTTCCACATGTTGGGCCGCTACCTGGAGACGCGCGCCAAGGGGCGGGCCTCGCAGGCCATCAAGAAGCTGCTCACACTGGGCGCCAAGACGGCAACGGTCCTGCGCGACGGGCGCGAGGTCGAGGTGCCGGTGGCCGACTTGCACGTCGGGGATCTGATGCGGGTGCGCCCGGGGGCCAAGATCCCCACCGACGGCGAGGTGGTGGAGGGCGCGAGTCATGTGGACGAATCCATCGCCACCGGCGAGTCCGTGCCGGTGGAGAAGGGGCCGGGGCAGGCCGTTCTGGGCGCCACCCTCAACAAGGAGGGGCTGCTCACGCTGCGCGCGACGCGCGTGGGCGCGGACACCTTTCTCTCGCAGGTGATCCGCCTGGTCGAGCAGGCCCAGGGCTCGAAGGTCCCGATCCAGGAGTTCGCCGATCGGGTCACCGGGCGCTTCGTTCCCGCGGTGTTGCTCATCAGCCTGGGCAGCCTGGGCATGTGGTTGCTGTTCGCGGACGCGCTGCGCCCGGTCCTGGTGTGGGGCGCGACGTTTCTGCCCTGGGTGAACCCCGAACTCAGCCCCTTGATGGTGGGCATTCTCTCCGCGGTCGCCGTACTGGTGATTGCCTGCCCTTGCGCATTGGGGCTGGCCACGCCGACCGCCATCATGGTCGGGTCCGGCCTCGGCGCCGAGCGCGGCGTGCTGATCCGTTCGGGTGAGGCTATTCAGTCGCTCAAGGACATCAAGGTCATCGTGCTCGACAAGACGGGCACCATCACCAAAGGGGAGCCTTCGCTCACCGAGGTGGTGGCGATGGAAGGCTTCGAGGAAGGGGAGGTGCTCGCCGCGGCCGCGGCGGTGGAGGCGGGCTCGGAACATCCGCTCGGTCAGGCGATCGTGCAGGGCGCGCGCGAGCGTGGCATCGAGCCGGCCAAGGTGGACGCGTTTCGCGCCCTCACTGCCCGCGGCGTCCAGGGCCGCGTGAACGGTCGCCTGGTGCGCGTCGGCAGCCGCCGCCTGCTCGACGAGGCGGGCATCGCCCTCGGGGAGCTCGACGCGATCCTCACGCGCCTGGAGAGCGAGGGCAAGACCGCCATGCTGGTGGCAATCGAGGAGGGCGCCGCCGGCATCGTGGCGGTGGCCGATACGCTCAAGCCCGACTCCCGCGCCGCCATCGAAGCTCTCAAGACGATGGGGGTGCACCCGGTGATGATCACCGGCGACAACGAGCGCACCGCGCGTCACGTGGCCACTCAGGTCGGCATCGACGAGGTGCTGGCGGGCGTGCTGCCCGAGGGCAAGGTCGATGCAGTGCGCGCCCTGCAGGCCAAGCATGGTGAACGGGTCGCCATGGTCGGTGATGGCATCAACGACGCACCGGCGCTCAAGCAGGCCAACGTGGGCATCGCCATCGGCGCGGGGGCGGATGTGGCCATCGAAGCCGCGGACGTCACGCTGGTGCGTGGCGAGTTGACCAAGGTGGTCGAGGCCGTGCGCCTGTCGCGCTCCACGTTTCGCAAGATCCTGCAGAACCTGTTCTGGGCCTGGTTCTACAACGTGGCGGCCATTCCGATTGCGGCGGTCGGCCTGCTCCACCCCATGATCGGCGTGATCGCCATGACCACCAGCTCGCTGTCGGTGATCGGCAACTCCTTGCTGCTCAAGCGCGCGACGCTCACCGAGCGACGATAACCCCCGGAGGATGACCATGAGCACACATCCCTATTCCTGCACGCTTGCCGCCGTGCTGCTGTGGGGCGGGCTCGTCTGCGCCAGCGCGGCGGCGCCGAGCGTTGGCGCGAACGGCGGCTACCAGAGCGCGGACGGGCTGGTCGTGTACCTGGGTGTAGTACCCGCTGCCATGGTTGAAGGCCGCCACGAGGCGCATCCGGGCGAGGAGGAGATGCATGGCGGGGTGCCGCGGGGCAGACACGCGTTCCACGTTATGGTGGCGGTGTTCGACGCCGACACGGGTGAACAGGTCCGCGATGCCCGCGTCGAGGCGCGCGTCGCACCGCTTGGCTTGGGCGAGGTGCGGCAGCCGCTCGAGCCCATGACGATCGGCGACACCGTGACCTACGGCAATTACTTCACGCTTCGGCACGGTACCTACCGCATCCGGGTGGACGTTGTGCGACCGCGCGACGGTGCGCCTGCCACGGTCGAGTTCACCTACGAGCACCCGAACGGCTAGCCGCCAGCGCCGAGGTTCGTCATCCCCCGCGGCGGGCGAACGTATGTCGGGAGTGTCGAAGGCACCTGCAGCGCAGGCGGGGGCCAAGGTAGCGCACGTGGAACAGCGACGGCCGGGTCCTGCCGTGGCCGTGGCCGTGGCCGCGAGGCACCGCGGGATCCGAACGCGCCCGTCCGGTGGCAGACCGAGGTGGAGATGGAGCGTATGTTGGCGCATCTGCGGCCGCCGCAGGTGGTGCAGCCCAAGCGGCGGGACGGAAGCCCCGCTGATGCCGGGGCTATAGTGCGGGGTGCTGTGAACGCCCGCCCCTTCGCTTGCGCGCCATACAGGGCGGAGATATGCTGACTCCATTATGCGCATGCTGCACATACTCGTGATTCTCGCGCTGGCCTTCGGCGCACCGCTGCAGTCGGCGGTCGCGGGCGCCATCGTGTGCGAGGTGCAGCCGCCCGCGGCGACGCAGTCGGCGGCGCACGGCGCGCACGATCATCACGCCCATGCCCACGGCGACGACCGGCCAAGCATGGGTCACGAGCCGCACGCGCATCACGACCACGGCGCGCTGGCGGACACCGAACCGGCCGGGCATGTCTGCACCGGCGCGTGCGACGGTGTCGCTTGCGGCAGCCTGTGCTGTCCCTGCGCGCAGTCGGGAGCGCTCCTCGCGGTCGCGACCGCTGATACTCCTTCCCACTCCGGTTTCGAACCGATGCCGGCGCATTCCGCCGCCGGCCGCACGGTCGGCGCCGAGCTTCGACCACCCAAAACGCTCCATAGCTGAGGCGTCCCGCGCCTCGCGGTCAGTACGTGGGCTCGCGCCCGCGTTTCCTGTAGCTATGGAGCGTTTCCATGAAAGACAGCGACAAGACCCCGCGGCGGCCGGTGGCCGACGCGACCCCCAAGTCGAACCTTGCGTCGACCCCTGAGTCGACAGGTGGGGCGGCGAACGCCGACCGGCGCCGCTTCCTGCGTAGCGCCGCCGCGACCGCGGGCGGCGTGCTCGCGGCCAGCACCGGCCTCGCGCACGCCCAGACGGACCCGCACGCGGGCCACGGTGCGGCGCCTGCCGTCCCCGGTGCGCCCACCACCCCCGGTGTGCCCGGCGCGCCGGCCGCGCCCGGCCATGCCCACGAGGGCGGGCGTGGCTCCATGATGTTCATGCCCGACCACGACATGCGCGGCGCGCACACCCAGCCGCCAGGCGCACCGCCGGACGACGCGGTGGACTACCGCGAGTTCGACATGACCTTCGACCTCATCGAGCACGAGATCCTGCCGGGCGTGAAAATGCCGGCCTTCGCCTTCAATAATCAGGTGCCGGGGCCGGTGTTCCGCGTGCAGGAGAACGACTGGATCAAGGTCAACGTGGTCAACAAGACCGAGGAGATGCACACCATCCACTGGCACGGTGTGGACCTCATCTACACCATGGACGGCGTGCCCATGGCGACCCAGGACCCGATCCACCCGGAGGAGGTGTTCACCTACCGCTTCCAGGCGCGCCCGCACGGCACGCGCTTCTACCACTGCCACTTCGGCACGCCGCTGCATCTGATGGCCGGCCTGCACGGGGCGTTCATCATCGACTCGCCCAATGACCCGATCCGGCGGGACTTCCCCTACACGCGCGACTACACGCTGGTGCTGGAGGCCTTCGACGTGAACTTCGCGCGCGAGCACATGAACGAGGTGCTGCGCGGCATGAAGCGGGTGAACGCGCTGATGGCGCAGCGGCGCTTGTCGCACGTCACGCACGGCTTCTTCCGCAATTACGAAGAGTTTCTGAAGTCGATCGAGGACGGCTGGCGCCCGCCCTACACGCGCGGCATGGCTGAGGTGCCGGAGGTCAAACCGCGCTTCTTCGCCATCAACGGCAAGGCCTTTCCCGCCACCATGGAGCAGGGGCATCTGAAGATCCGCCAGGGCGAGTACATCCGCATCCGCCTCATCAACGGCGGCTTCGGCACGCACCACATGCACCTGCACGGGCATCAGTTCTGGGTGGTGGCCGAGGACGGCAACCCGCTGCCGTACTACAAGCGCTGCAACACCATCCCCGTGACGCCGGGCAAGACCTTCGACCTCATCGTATACGGCGACAACCCCGGCTTCTGGGATTTCCACGACCACAACGAGCTGCAGGCGACCAACAACATGGTCTACCCGGGCGGCATGATCACCATGCTCGAGTACGAGGACATGGGCGAGCCGCCCTACGTCCCGTCCATCTCGATCAACCAATAGGGGGCCGCCATGAAACGTTATGTGAGCTACGCCGCGGGCAGCCTGCTGTTGGCCGCCGCGGGCCAGGCCTCGGCGCTGGAGATCGACCCGCACGTGCCGCCGCAGGTGGACATCGGCGGGCGCGCGCTGGTCACCGGCAACTGGACCGACAACGGCGCGCGCGACACCGAACTGGACCTGTCCGACTCCAGCCTGTTGTTCGGCTTCTCCAAATACCTGTTCGACGACCGCAACTACGGCTTCGCTAACTTCGGCTTCAAGGTCCCGGAGGACGAGGCGGCGGTGCGCTCAGATCTGTACCTGCACCAGATGCACGTGGGTGTGGGCGGGCCGCGCTACGAGGTGTTGCTCGGGCGCACGCAGATGCCCAACACCCTGGTGCGCTTCCCCACGCTGCGCGACGACGACCTGCTGGAGTTCACCCACGTCGGCAACGTGTTCAACCACGCCGGCCACGCGGCCGAGGAATACGACCTGTACGGCGGCCTGATTCAGGGCACTTGGTTCTTCCCCACGCAGCGCCTGTACGCCAGCGCCGCGGCGGTGGCGCGCACCGAGACCGATGCGGAGGGCGACGGGCGCGAGACCAGCGCGAACTTCAATAGCTGGAACCTCGAACTCGGCTACAACGTGCCCGAGGCGATCAGGTTCGAGCGCGGGCTACGTTACCTCGCTGTGGGCTGGGACCGCCAGGAGCACGACGCCGGCAATCAGGACGCGTACCTCCTCGGCGCGACCTTTAACCTCAACAACAACCCCGAGGCGAGCTGGAACCTGGATCTGCAGGGCATCCACACGCGCGGCGTCGACGGTGTGGCCACGCTGGCCGAGGAGGTCGATCGCGCACAGGCGCGCAGCAACGCGGTGGTCGCTTCGCTGCGCTACGGTCATCGGCCGTGGCTGCAGACACGCTGGCAGGCGGCGCTGACCGCGGCTTGGAAGGACTACACCGAGTTCGACGACGCGACCACCTGGGCGGTGGCGCCGAGCTTCGCCTATCTGCTCGGACGCGGTGTCGATCTGGTCGCCCAGTACCGATACACGGACCGCGACGACGGCTTGGGCGGCGGCAGCGAGCACCGCGTCTATGCGGGCTTGGTGTTCAGTCTCGACTACACGCTCAACAAGCACGTCGGCCAACGCGATTCGATCCTGATGTTGGAACACGACATGGTGCGCGACGTGGGTCCGCGCCGGGGAGGTCACTGAGATGAACCGGAACACGAACCACAGGTTGAATTGGGCGCCCGCCGGCTGGGTCATGGCGGCGAGTCTCGCGCTCGCCGCCCCGGCACTGGCGCAGGAGGCGCACGACCACGGCGCCCACGAGGCAGCACCGCAGAGTGCCCCGCAGGCCGCTCCTGCGGCACCCGGAGGGCATGATCCGCACGAGCACGACCACCACATGGACCACGGCCAACCGAGCGAACAGATGCATCCGGGGCACGACGAGCCGCACGGGCATGAGGGTCATGGCGCGCCCGGCGGAGAGGCTCACGATCATCACGGCCACGGTGCGGCCGCCGTCACGGACGGCCCCTGGTCCTACATCGGGCGTGACAATCCAGAACCCTACGCCGAGAACCGCTGGGTGATGATTCCCGTGCCGGGCGAGGCGCATGCCTTTCGTTTCGTGGGTGAGGTCGAGGCGCGCGAGGTCTGCGCCAGCCTCGACGCGTCGCGCGTGATGGTGGACCGCGCGACGCGCGAGGCCTGCGAGGCGCAACCGGAGGGCTTGCCCTTTGTGGGCGTTGCGCAGGCACCGGGCGGCCACGGCGGCCACGGACACCATGACCACGGCCATGGGGGTCACGGACACCATGAACACCATGAGCATGGGCATCACGGCCACCACGGGCACGGAGAACCGGCCGGGGCAGGCGGTCATGGCACAGCCCCCGACGGGCATGGGGACCACGGTCACGACCACGGGGGCGGCGAGGGTCATGGCGCTGCGGATGCCCCGTCGGCGACGGGGAGCGGCGCGCACGGCGAGCACGCGCATTGATGCATGGCGGCGACCGGCCCGCTGCGGGCGGGCGCGGACGCTGCCGAGGAGGTTGAATCATGAAACGACAAGGCAGGAACTATTTGGGTGTCGGTTTGGTCGCGGCGCTGTGGTTGCCGATGCAGCTGTTCGCGCACGCGTTGAAGACCGAGAGCGAGCCCGCCGACGGCGCGGTGGTGCAGGGTTCGCCGCCCGTCATCGCAATGAGCTTCGACTCGCCGATGCGGATTACCAGCCTGGTGTTGCGGGATGCCGACGGAGAACCCATCGAGCTGGCGCGCGACGATGCAATGCGTCCGGTGACGCGGGTCGAGGCGCGCCCGCCCGCACTGGCTGCCGGCCAGTACGTGGTCGAGTGGCGCGGACTCGCGCCCGACGGGCATGCCATGCGCGACACCTTCACCTTCACGGTAGAGTAGGCCCGTGGTCGAACCCGGCGGTTTTGCCGCCCTGGCTTGGGTAGTCACCGCGGCCGCCTACCTCACCGCGCTGGCGGCGGCCGGTGGCGCGCTGTTTCTGCTCGCGTTTGCCGACCTCGAGCCCGCCCATCGGCGCTATGTGCGCAGGACCACGGCGGGTGTGGCACTGCTTGCGGTGCTGCTTACGCTGTTGCAGCTGCCGATTCAGGCAGGCTTCCTCGGCGGCGGGACGTTCGCGGCGGCGCGCGATCCGATGCTCGTTCGGCTGGTCGTGGAAGGGGCGCTCGGGACGGCGGTCGGCGTGCGTGTGCTTGGTTTGCTGCTGATTGCCACCTTGGTGCTGGGAACAGGGGGCCTGCGGTGGCTGGCTGCGGTGGGCGCGCTGTTGGTGGCCGTGTCGTTCACGCAGGTGGGCCACAGCCTGAGCGAGCCACGCTGGGCGCTGGCCGGCCTGCTCGGCATCCATGTGCTGGCGGCCGCGTTCTGGATAGGGGCGCTGATGCCGCTGCACCGCATCAGCGCGGCCGATGATCGTCGCCGCGCCGGTGCGCTTCTGGAGCGCTTCGGGCGCCTCGCGGCGTGGGTGGTGGGCGCCCTGGTGCTGGCGGGGGTTGGTCTCGCCGTGCTGCTGCTCGACGACTTTTCGGCGCTGTTCGCGGAACCCTACGGCCAGACGCTGATGGTCAAGGTCGCGCTGGTGGCGCTCCTGTTGGGGTTCGCGGCCCACAACAAGCTGCGTCTGTCGCCGGCCGTTGCACGCGGTTCCGCGGTGGCGGCGGCGCGGCTGCGTACCTCGATCCGCTGGGAGGTGGCACTGGTGCTGGGGATCGTGGTTGTGACCGCCGGCATGACGACGTTCACCTCGCCGTCCGGTACATGATGTGGGAGAAGACGATATGAGAGCAGTGAAACGCGGGCGCCTCGCGCTCGGCTTGGCGGGCGCGCTGCTGCTCGCCGCCTGCGGCGACGACGAGCCGGTGGCGTGGGACCAGCGGCCGGTGCCACCGCGCGATTTTCCCGAGGAACGCGTGGAACTCGGGCGCACACTGTTTCAGCAACACTGCGCCACTTGCCACGGTGCCGGCGCCGAGGGTGATCCGAACTGGCGATATCGCGATGAGCAGGGCATGTTCCCGCCCCCGCCGCTGAACGGCACGGCGCACGCCTGGCATCACCCCTGGAGCGAGCTGCGCGACATCATCCAGCACGGCAGCCGCCCCGGTGAGGGGCGCATGCCCGCCTGGAATGACGTGCTGAGCGAGGAGGAGATCGACAGCATCATTATGTGGTTCATTACCTTATGGCCGGACGAGGTGTACGCGGCCTGGCACGAAATCGATCAGCGCGCACGCGCGCGCGGGGAAACCGGGAGACGACATTGAGCAAGACACTTATCTGGGGCGCCGTGGTGGCGGGCGCGCTGCTGTTGGCGGGCTGCGGCCAGTCGGAGGAGACGGCGAGCGCACCGCCTGCGGCATCGGGTGCGAATCAGGCGCAACACGCGCAGCAGGAAGCCGAGTTCGTGCCCGATCTCGCGCGCGGCCAGAGCCTGTTCGAGAACAACTGCGTGGTGTGTCACGGCGTGCGGGGCAGCGGCACCGATCAGGGGCCGCCGCTGGTGCACAAGGTCTACGAGCCGAGTCACCATTCGGACCTCGCCTTCTTCATCGCCATGCGCGACGGCGTGCGCGCGCACCATTGGGAGTTCGGCGATATGCCGCCGGTCGAGGGCCTGGAGGTCGAGGATATGGCGCAGATCATCGTCTACATCCGCACGCTGCAGCGCGAGGCAGGCATATTTTGAGGCGCTTGCGGCGCCTCAAGAAACATCGCCTGCGGGCGCCTATGCTGTGCCAACATGCTGATCGCGGCCGGGGCGGCGCCTCCGTGGTGGAGCCGGCAGTTCCGGGCACGTGTGGAAGGAGGTTGTGATGAAACAGATCGAGCGCATCGTTTGTCCGGTCGACTTCAGCCCCGCGTCGGAGGCGGCGGCCGAGTATGCGCTGCAGCTCGCGCAGCGGCTCAAGGCGCGGGTCGCCTTTCTGCATTCCCTGTATGCGCAGCTTGCAGGGGTCTACAGCGAGACGCTGGATCTGGACGAGCTGTATCGCAGCGTGCGCCGCGAGGCGGATGCCAAGCTCGGCGCTCTGCGGGCGCGCGCCGAGGCGGCCGAAGTCCCGGCGGAGTTGGCCGTGGT contains the following coding sequences:
- a CDS encoding porin is translated as MKRYVSYAAGSLLLAAAGQASALEIDPHVPPQVDIGGRALVTGNWTDNGARDTELDLSDSSLLFGFSKYLFDDRNYGFANFGFKVPEDEAAVRSDLYLHQMHVGVGGPRYEVLLGRTQMPNTLVRFPTLRDDDLLEFTHVGNVFNHAGHAAEEYDLYGGLIQGTWFFPTQRLYASAAAVARTETDAEGDGRETSANFNSWNLELGYNVPEAIRFERGLRYLAVGWDRQEHDAGNQDAYLLGATFNLNNNPEASWNLDLQGIHTRGVDGVATLAEEVDRAQARSNAVVASLRYGHRPWLQTRWQAALTAAWKDYTEFDDATTWAVAPSFAYLLGRGVDLVAQYRYTDRDDGLGGGSEHRVYAGLVFSLDYTLNKHVGQRDSILMLEHDMVRDVGPRRGGH
- a CDS encoding copper resistance protein CopC produces the protein MKRQGRNYLGVGLVAALWLPMQLFAHALKTESEPADGAVVQGSPPVIAMSFDSPMRITSLVLRDADGEPIELARDDAMRPVTRVEARPPALAAGQYVVEWRGLAPDGHAMRDTFTFTVE
- a CDS encoding CopD family protein, with the translated sequence MVEPGGFAALAWVVTAAAYLTALAAAGGALFLLAFADLEPAHRRYVRRTTAGVALLAVLLTLLQLPIQAGFLGGGTFAAARDPMLVRLVVEGALGTAVGVRVLGLLLIATLVLGTGGLRWLAAVGALLVAVSFTQVGHSLSEPRWALAGLLGIHVLAAAFWIGALMPLHRISAADDRRRAGALLERFGRLAAWVVGALVLAGVGLAVLLLDDFSALFAEPYGQTLMVKVALVALLLGFAAHNKLRLSPAVARGSAVAAARLRTSIRWEVALVLGIVVVTAGMTTFTSPSGT
- a CDS encoding cytochrome c; this translates as MRAVKRGRLALGLAGALLLAACGDDEPVAWDQRPVPPRDFPEERVELGRTLFQQHCATCHGAGAEGDPNWRYRDEQGMFPPPPLNGTAHAWHHPWSELRDIIQHGSRPGEGRMPAWNDVLSEEEIDSIIMWFITLWPDEVYAAWHEIDQRARARGETGRRH
- a CDS encoding cytochrome c — protein: MAGRGVRGLARNRSARTRARGNRETTLSKTLIWGAVVAGALLLAGCGQSEETASAPPAASGANQAQHAQQEAEFVPDLARGQSLFENNCVVCHGVRGSGTDQGPPLVHKVYEPSHHSDLAFFIAMRDGVRAHHWEFGDMPPVEGLEVEDMAQIIVYIRTLQREAGIF